One genomic window of Sporosarcina ureae includes the following:
- the rnz gene encoding ribonuclease Z, translating into MDIEFLGTGAGMPSKQRNTSALVLDLTDENKENWLFDCGEATQHQLLHSAIKPKKITKIFITHLHGDHIFGLPGFLSSRAFLGGDDPVDIYGPAGLKEWLQHTYQLTGTYLPYKLNVHEIQDGMILETDEFKVYAKEVQHVIQSFGFRIEQKELPGTLLIDKAIEQGVPKGPLLQRLKDGFDVALENGQTVYSQDVTTDKKKGFVITVIGDTSYCQASVELARDADILIHEATFTDEYAAGAKEFGHSTIVEAATIAKEANAKNLIANHISARFMPSEMPAFIAEGTAVFEAISIADDFTRYQWKHGELIKLAKN; encoded by the coding sequence GTGGATATAGAATTTCTAGGGACAGGTGCAGGGATGCCATCAAAACAGCGTAATACGTCAGCACTCGTTCTAGATTTGACAGATGAGAATAAGGAAAACTGGTTATTCGATTGTGGCGAAGCGACGCAGCATCAATTGCTACATAGCGCGATCAAGCCGAAGAAGATTACGAAAATCTTCATCACGCATTTGCACGGCGACCATATTTTTGGATTACCAGGATTTCTTAGCTCACGCGCATTTTTAGGTGGAGATGATCCGGTTGATATTTACGGTCCTGCGGGCTTGAAAGAGTGGCTACAACATACGTATCAATTAACGGGAACGTACTTGCCATACAAGTTGAATGTCCATGAAATACAAGACGGCATGATTCTCGAGACGGATGAATTCAAAGTCTATGCCAAAGAAGTTCAACATGTCATTCAGAGTTTTGGCTTCCGTATTGAACAAAAAGAGTTACCCGGTACATTATTGATCGACAAAGCGATCGAGCAAGGCGTTCCGAAAGGACCTTTGTTGCAGCGATTGAAAGATGGTTTTGATGTGGCACTTGAGAATGGACAGACCGTATACAGTCAAGACGTTACGACAGATAAGAAAAAAGGCTTCGTCATTACCGTTATTGGGGATACGTCGTACTGCCAAGCGTCAGTTGAACTGGCACGAGACGCCGATATTTTGATCCATGAAGCGACGTTCACCGATGAGTATGCAGCAGGTGCCAAGGAATTCGGTCATTCAACGATTGTCGAAGCAGCAACCATCGCGAAGGAAGCGAATGCGAAAAACCTTATTGCCAACCATATTAGCGCACGGTTCATGCCAAGTGAAATGCCAGCTTTCATAGCAGAAGGAACCGCTGTATTCGAGGCTATTTCGATTGCAGATGATTTTACGCGTTATCAGTGGAAACACGGAGAATTAATAAAGCTTGCAAAAAATTAA
- the proC gene encoding pyrroline-5-carboxylate reductase: protein MEKILFVGAGQMAEAIIAGIIKKRVIYEDNVYVMNRSDAERLDELESRYGITKVCEDRDFIKKVDLVVLATKPKDVEKVMEDIAPYLGEDTTVLSVIAGISIDTFEKGLGKRPIARSMPNTSATIGKSASGIAFNDAVSERMQQSILSLLNAIGVVKVVEEDHLHAVTALSGSGPAYIYYLVEAMEEAAVAQGLKAEDARELIVQTIYGAASMLKKTGEEPSILRENVTSPGGTTAAGLRSLEDHNFKTIISDCLISAENRSRQLGAVK from the coding sequence ATGGAAAAGATTTTATTTGTAGGCGCCGGTCAAATGGCAGAAGCTATTATTGCGGGGATTATTAAGAAACGTGTCATATATGAAGATAATGTCTATGTCATGAATCGTTCAGATGCAGAACGTTTAGATGAACTGGAGTCGCGTTATGGTATTACGAAAGTGTGCGAAGACCGAGATTTCATTAAAAAAGTCGACTTAGTAGTGCTCGCAACGAAGCCGAAAGATGTAGAGAAAGTGATGGAGGATATTGCACCCTACCTTGGAGAAGATACGACAGTCCTCTCTGTCATCGCAGGTATTTCCATCGATACATTTGAAAAAGGCCTCGGCAAACGTCCGATTGCACGCTCGATGCCGAATACGTCCGCAACAATTGGAAAATCAGCAAGCGGAATTGCGTTTAATGACGCGGTTTCAGAAAGAATGCAACAATCTATTTTGAGCTTGTTGAATGCAATCGGTGTCGTCAAAGTCGTCGAAGAAGATCATCTGCACGCAGTCACAGCCCTTTCAGGTAGCGGGCCAGCGTATATCTACTATTTAGTAGAAGCGATGGAAGAAGCAGCGGTAGCGCAAGGCCTAAAGGCGGAGGATGCACGTGAATTGATCGTTCAAACGATCTACGGTGCTGCCTCCATGTTGAAGAAAACTGGCGAAGAGCCTAGTATACTGCGGGAAAATGTAACGAGCCCTGGCGGTACAACAGCAGCAGGTTTACGATCGCTAGAAGATCACAACTTTAAGACCATTATTTCGGACTGCTTGATCAGTGCAGAAAACCGTTCACGTCAATTGGGCGCTGTGAAATAA
- a CDS encoding SPFH domain-containing protein encodes MGFFNMFKNQFIEVIEWQAQDANTLVYQFPVHNNEIKMGAELTVRESQVAVFVNEGEIADVFGPGRHILYTQNMPILTKLKSWKYGFDSPFKAEVYFINTKQFINQKWGTSNPIMMRDPDFGMIRLRGYGIYSYRVSEPTVFLRELFGTNSSYDTNSIEGHLKKMIISGLSDLFAESQLPALDLSMHYDELSEKGKEKMMSRFAAFGFEITSLYIENLSLPKEVEQAMDKRTSMGVLGNMQQYQQYQAAEAMRDAAQNEGGMAGAGVGMGAGMGMGQVMANAMNQNQQQPQAQAATKSCPHCQATINADAKFCGQCGKSVETDKVPCVKCETMIPKDAKFCSVCGTSQATEKICPACSHANLPGAKFCAECGETLDEK; translated from the coding sequence GTGGGATTTTTTAATATGTTCAAAAACCAATTTATCGAAGTAATCGAGTGGCAAGCACAGGATGCCAATACGTTAGTTTATCAGTTCCCCGTGCATAATAATGAAATTAAAATGGGTGCAGAGCTGACGGTCAGGGAATCGCAAGTCGCGGTCTTCGTCAATGAAGGCGAAATTGCGGACGTATTTGGACCAGGACGTCATATTTTGTATACACAAAACATGCCCATCCTGACGAAGTTGAAATCTTGGAAATACGGCTTTGATTCGCCGTTTAAAGCGGAAGTATATTTCATTAATACGAAACAATTCATCAATCAAAAATGGGGCACATCGAATCCCATTATGATGCGTGATCCGGATTTCGGCATGATACGGCTTCGGGGTTATGGGATTTATTCGTATCGGGTATCGGAGCCGACCGTTTTCTTGCGTGAGTTGTTTGGAACGAACAGTTCGTATGATACGAATTCTATTGAAGGTCATCTAAAGAAAATGATCATTTCTGGATTATCCGATTTATTCGCAGAATCTCAACTACCTGCGCTCGATCTATCCATGCATTACGACGAATTAAGTGAAAAAGGCAAAGAAAAGATGATGTCTCGTTTCGCTGCATTCGGTTTCGAGATCACATCACTCTATATCGAAAACCTATCGTTACCAAAAGAAGTAGAACAAGCGATGGACAAGCGTACCTCTATGGGTGTACTCGGCAATATGCAGCAATACCAGCAATATCAGGCGGCTGAAGCGATGCGGGATGCAGCTCAGAATGAAGGTGGCATGGCGGGCGCTGGTGTCGGCATGGGTGCTGGTATGGGCATGGGTCAAGTCATGGCAAATGCAATGAATCAGAACCAACAGCAACCTCAAGCACAAGCCGCGACAAAATCCTGTCCGCATTGTCAGGCTACGATCAACGCCGATGCCAAGTTCTGTGGTCAGTGCGGAAAATCTGTTGAAACCGATAAAGTACCTTGCGTGAAGTGTGAGACCATGATTCCAAAAGACGCGAAGTTCTGTAGCGTTTGCGGTACATCTCAAGCCACAGAGAAAATTTGTCCTGCATGCTCACATGCCAATCTGCCGGGTGCGAAATTCTGCGCAGAATGTGGTGAGACGTTAGACGAAAAGTGA